Below is a window of Paenibacillus bovis DNA.
GACGCAGGAACAGATGATACGTATTGCTCAGAATAATATGGGCATCCATTTCCTTGAGTTCTTCGGGACTCATGGTTTTAACAGTTGCCAGGGTGCCGACAGGCATAAAAGCGGGTGTCTCGATAATACCGTGTGGAGTGTGAACCCGTCCAAGCCGGGCTCCTGACTGTTTACAGGTTTTGATGTGTTCGTACGTTATAGGTCCAGACATAGTATTTATTCTCATCCTTCTGGTCATTTAATAGGCAAAACAGAAAGGACCGGCAGAACCGGTCCTGCAATCAACCGACATTTAATTATAACGGAGCAACCCTATCAAGCACAATATATGTTCGTACTGATATATTTATTATTTACAGGTATTTATCCATCTATTAGTAGATAAACATCGCATCGCCAAAGCTGAAGAAGCGGTATTCCCGTTCAATCGCTTCGTGATACGCTGCCATAATATGCTCACGTCCAGCCAGTGCACTGACCAGCATCACCAGCGTTGACTTGGGCAGATGGAAATTAGTGATCATCGCATCGACCAATCCAAAGGTATGTCCAGGGTAAATAAAGATCTGCGTCCATCCACTTGCTGCTTCCAGCGGACGATCCTGGAAATCGCGAGCGACTGTCTCCAGGGTACGTGCCGAAGTAGTCCCTACTGCGATTACGCGGCCACCGCGTGCCTTAGTCTCATTCAGCAGCGCTGCCGTCTCCGCAGGCAGTGAATAATACTCTTCATGCATAACATGCTCTTCGATCGTCTCCGCACTCATTGGCCGGAATGTCCCCAGACCGACATGCAGTGTGACAAAGCCGATCTGTACGCCTTTGGCACGAATCTGATCCAGCAGTTCTGTAGTGAAATGCAGGCCAGCTGTCGGAGCGGCCGCCGATCCTTCATTTTTGGCATAGACCGTTTGATAGCGTTCGCGATCATCCAGCGTTTCCTTGATGTAAGGAGGCAGTGGCATTTCGCCCAGACGATCCAGAATCTCCTGGAAAATGCCTTCGTACCGGAAAGAAAGCACACGCATCCCCATATCGCCTTCTTCTTCAATGACCGCTTCAAGCTCATCGCTAAAATGAATCACCGCGCCGGCTTTGATTTTTTTGCCCGGTTTTACGAGTGCTTCCCAGCGATCACCTTCCAGTTGAGTGAGCAGCAGAATTTCCGCTTTGGCTCCTGTATCTTTTTTTGTTCCGAACAGGCGCGCAGGAATAACGCGTGTATCATTCAGAATCAGAGTATCTCCTTCATGGAAATAGTTAATAATATCGGCAAAATGCTCATGCTGTATTTCACCGGTTGTTTTATTTAGCGTCAACAGACGGGACGCTGTACGTTCTTTGAGCGGTACCTGCGCAATCAGATGCTCCGGCAGGTTAAAATCATACATATCTACTTTCATTTTCATTTATCCTTTCGTAATTACTGCACCTTTAAAGTAATGCTGTAAAATTTCTTTGTACGTGGAGCCTTTATCCGCCATTCCTTTGGCCCCCCATTGGGACATCCCTAGTCCATGGCCATTGCCGCGTCCGGTAAACAGGAAGCCTCCCGGCTCGGTAACCCGCGCATTGCCTTCCCCATTCATGATAACAGTAGAGGAAGATCCTTTACCTTGTCCAGAAGCACCCAAAATAACGACTCCTGCTGCAGGCAGTTCGTCCTGACTGCTGCCTGCTCCGATCACAGTGTACTTCTCGGTCTGAACTACATCAAACAGCGTGCTAGGCAGACCATTTAGCGCCGAACGGAAAATATCCGGATATTTGACACTGACTACACTGCCATTGACCTTGATCTCGGTTACACGTCCGGATGGTCCACGTTCGGTTACCTGAATCGAGGTGATCGTCGATGGCAGACTGGATGTCGTTTTGCCTTTGAGGGCAGAGAGCAGCTGGGCAGACGTATACGGTCCGCGAATCCATTCATAGCTATTCGATTCCGGTACAATCTCCAGCACAACCGCCTGATCTCCCGGATTCAATTGGGCAACCGCTTTGACACTGTTTTG
It encodes the following:
- the queA gene encoding tRNA preQ1(34) S-adenosylmethionine ribosyltransferase-isomerase QueA, encoding MKVDMYDFNLPEHLIAQVPLKERTASRLLTLNKTTGEIQHEHFADIINYFHEGDTLILNDTRVIPARLFGTKKDTGAKAEILLLTQLEGDRWEALVKPGKKIKAGAVIHFSDELEAVIEEEGDMGMRVLSFRYEGIFQEILDRLGEMPLPPYIKETLDDRERYQTVYAKNEGSAAAPTAGLHFTTELLDQIRAKGVQIGFVTLHVGLGTFRPMSAETIEEHVMHEEYYSLPAETAALLNETKARGGRVIAVGTTSARTLETVARDFQDRPLEAASGWTQIFIYPGHTFGLVDAMITNFHLPKSTLVMLVSALAGREHIMAAYHEAIEREYRFFSFGDAMFIY